In Leptolyngbya sp. NIES-2104, the genomic window TCGGCTGCAATGCTGGGTTTACTAATAGTGCTGTCAAACCAGATGGAAAAATTCTTCGCACCATCCAGCCCCCAATCCTGATGTTAGTTTCGTTCGCCAAGTCTAATGTTCCGAAGGTTGTTCTACTGCTCATCTTGCTCGGATTGATTTGCTTTGGTGCACTGCCCGGATATTTATCAGGGGGAGAATGGCGCTGGAAAGCTCCGCCTCAAGTGGCAGTATTAAACCAAATGAAAGCGCTGAAAAAAGACGGCATTGAAATTTCAGGTTGGCAAACGATCGAGAAAAACGTGATGCAGATCGGCGATCGTAAATGGATGGTGGAAGCGCTCAAAGATTCCAAGCAAACCCAAGCCACCGTTTTCTTTTTGCCGCAAGCTCGATCGATCGACCAACCGCAAGTGGAATGGGTAGACCTCGATGGTGCTCAAGGCTTAAAAACCGATTCCCATCGCCAAATTCAAATCGGTTCGATCACGGTTGAATTTCT contains:
- a CDS encoding cyanoexosortase B system-associated protein; protein product: MLVSFAKSNVPKVVLLLILLGLICFGALPGYLSGGEWRWKAPPQVAVLNQMKALKKDGIEISGWQTIEKNVMQIGDRKWMVEALKDSKQTQATVFFLPQARSIDQPQVEWVDLDGAQGLKTDSHRQIQIGSITVEFLRAWTPRQTYAVMRWYAWEDGGHPAPFWWFVRDRALQWQNRRAAWIAVNVSLAIEPLDEIAPHRNTLESLVQTVQSALTTQVLRSNS